The proteins below come from a single Drosophila teissieri strain GT53w chromosome 3L, Prin_Dtei_1.1, whole genome shotgun sequence genomic window:
- the LOC122618087 gene encoding uncharacterized protein LOC122618087, with translation MGAFRWEFFLGGVLVLGLGLAHCFLVFPRQGSFGLLAAVAIPLELGPKNVYMAFNFESNYALPSNDSYNQWIDRWDLDDHYLGVGGNVTPINARQDGGDFPNDEDNEVRRRSVGSPPSFRRHDFYRSIINILTHYGFNGSACLLRTICEVSESPLDAQNGLLGSLFQILFMPTTSAAEWELQHVDGLYAASDAGTHGPGCSEYVAHCGHSALDLISIVL, from the exons ATGGGTGCCTTTCGCTGGGAGTTTTTCTTGGGTGGAGTCTTGGTTCTAGGTTTGGGCTTGGCACACTGTTTTCTGGTGTTTCCGCGGCAGGGATCCTTTGGT ttaCTGGCCGCTGTGGCCATTCCACTGGAATTGGGACCCAAAAATGTGTACATGGCCTTCAACTTTGAGTCCAACTATGCACTGCCCTCCAATGATTCCTACAATCAGTGGATTGACAGG TGGGATTTGGATGATCACTATCTGGGCGTCGGAGGCAATGTGACACCGATAAATGCCCGCCAGGATGGAGGTGACTTTCCCAACGACGAGGACAACGAGGTGAGGCGTCGCTCGGTGGGCTCCCCGCCTTCCTTCAGGCGCCACGACTTCTACCGCAGCATTATAAACATCCTGACCCACTACGGATTCAATGGCTCCGCCTGCCTGCTGCGAACAATCTGCGAGGTCAGCGAATCGCCCCTGGATGCCCAAAACGGGCTGCTGGGCAGCCTGTTTCAGATTCTATTCAT GCCAACGACAAGTGCCGCGGAGTGGGAACTGCAGCACGTGGACGGGCTCTACGCGGCCTCCGATGCGGGCACGCATGGCCCGGGATGCTCCGAGTACGTGGCCCACTGCGGACACAGTGCTCTGGACCTGATAAGCATTGTGCTCTGA
- the LOC122618096 gene encoding uncharacterized protein LOC122618096, with amino-acid sequence MKFSIVFILASCLLCQAMASLGSLSKHQRSKRAPIPWLIYPTTSPTRVMFIGGIGIPLEDLNYEAVTTGYVLKVEYWLPTDPDELRTPTALPLTQVATPGVTGARRQRKPMFENFLVGVDELGKNTRKLLTRTNKVLSSYRWTVYKGLEGLADRLGYQGRICVLKSICEAAEEPFHYTNGLFADLLHILLTPSSSVDKLSEHADNEYYYAEKVGQSGAGCDRVFKECRRSLLQHFSELHHNLDKILF; translated from the exons atgaaatttagtATAGTATTCATATTGGCCAGTTGCCTGCTGTGCCAGGCGATGGCCTCCCTCGGCAGCCTCTCCAAGCATCAGAGGAGCAAAAGAGCCCCCATTCCGTGGCTTATATACCCTACCACATCACCCACTCGTGTCATG TTCATTGGCGGCATAGGTATTCCGCTGGAGGATCTCAACTACGAGGCGGTGACCACCGGCTATGTCCTGAAGGTGGAGTACTGGCTGCCCACCGATCCGGATGAGCTGAGAACACCCACAGCTTTGCCCCTCACACAGGTGGCCACGCCGGGAGTTACAGGAGCCCGAAGGCAGCGGAAGCCCATGTTTGAGAACTTTCTGGTGGGAGTGGACGAGCTGGGCAAGAACACCAGGAAGCTGCTGACCAGGACCAACAAGGTCTTGAGTAGCTATCGCTGGACAGTCTACAAGGGACTGGAGGGATTGGCCGATCGATTGGGCTACCAGGGCAGGATTTGTGTGCTGAAAAGCATCTGCGAGGCGGCGGAGGAACCCTTTCATTACACAAATGGCCTCTTTGCGGACCTATTGCACATACTACTCAC ACCCTCCTCGTCGGTGGACAAGTTGTCAGAGCATGCTGACAACGAGTATTACTACGCGGAGAAGGTGGGACAATCTGGAGCTGGCTGTGATCGGGTCTTCAAGGAGTGTCGACGAAGTTTACTGCAACACTTTAGCGAACTGCATCACAACCTGGACAAGATCTTGTTTTGA
- the LOC122618098 gene encoding uncharacterized protein LOC122618098, producing the protein MIALISVLLVTSFVGVLGNHTLMNTESLRTESDILVRKARWLPLIYPRSNPTRLQMIAGFGIPAEGLKVESVITGYVLKAQYYLPYSVKQLRTKDVHEISESRLLQNASIFDKVMQMSEQKLGLDPDMLQEDLQALGSYRWSVYEAFTALAIRMKLNGRVCVLKSICESAAAPFDDRNGLLGEVLHILLTPSSSVDPLAEHSDNDYLQAERLGAAGGDCDQVYPKCPKSLLEHFSDVHHLGSEFLGMLG; encoded by the exons ATGATCGCGTTAATATCAGTGCTCTTAGTTACTAGTTTTGTTGGAGTTCTGGGCAATCACACACTAATGAATACTGAGAGTTTAAGAACTGAGAGTGATATTTTAGTGCGAAAAGCCCGATGGCTGCCTCTTATTTATCCTCGATCTAATCCAACTCGATTGCAG ATGATCGCTGGCTTTGGTATACCCGCAGAGGGTCTCAAGGTGGAATCAGTCATTACGGGATATGTCCTGAAAGCTCAATATTATTTGCCATACTCCGTCAAGCAATTGAGGACCAAGGACGTGCACGAAATCTCTGAAAGTAGGCTGCTGCAAAATGCCAGCATCTTCGATAAGGTCATGCAGATGTCTGAACAGAAACTTGGGCTGGACCCAGATATGCTGCAGGAGGATCTGCAGGCCCTGGGCAGTTATCGCTGGTCGGTTTACGAGGCCTTCACTGCACTGGCCATTCGCATGAAGCTCAATGGCAGAGTCTGTGTCCTGAAGAGCATCTGCGAAAGTGCTGCGGCTCCCTTCGACGATCGAAATGGTTTGCTGGGCGAAGTGCTTCACATCCTGCTCAC ACCATCCAGTTCGGTGGATCCCTTGGCGGAGCACTCGGACAACGACTACCTGCAGGCCGAGAGATTGGGAGCAGCTGGTGGCGATTGCGATCAGGTGTATCCCAAGTGTCCCAAGTCCCTGCTGGAGCACTTCAGTGATGTGCATCACCTGGGCAGTGAGTTCCTTGGCATGTTGGGTTGA